Genomic segment of Streptomyces zhihengii:
ACCCGGTGGAGACCGTCTTCATGCTGCTGCGCGAGGGCCCGGACCTGGAGGGCCTGCCCGACGAGCTGCGGCCGCTGATCGAGCACTGCATGCAGATGGACGCCGGGCTGCGGCCCTCGCCCGCGGACCTCCAGGCGCAGCTCGCCCCGCATCTCTTCTCGTCCGGCCACGACGACAGCGGCACCGCGTCCGCCTGGCTGCCCGACCGGGCCACGGCCATGATCGAGACCCGCCGCGGCGGCGGACGCTCCGCGCCCCCGGCGGCCCACCCGCCCGCGCCGCGCCACGCGCCGCCGCCGCCCCCGACAGCCGCCCCTCGTGGGCGACCGGCGACCCCGGGGCGCGCACGCCCCGCCGTCCGTGCCGGACGGCGGCCCGGTCCGCCTCGCCGGCGCGGCCGGCGTCGCGGTCGGCCCCGGCCCCCGGGTGGCCGGCACCGGTCGCGTCCCCGACGCCGGGCCGGCGACCGGCTGGATCCGCCCGCCCGCCGGGGTGAGCGTCTCCGACCCCGGCACCGGCACCGCTCCCGCCCCCGGGCCCGTGCCGCAGCAGGAGCCCGCTCCCGGGCACTGGCGGCCCTGGCGGTTCCGGATGTCCAACGACGTCTGGGGCACCCCGGCCGTCGCGGGCGACCTGCTGTACGTCACCTCCTTCGAGGTCCACGCGCTCGACGTCGGCACCGGCCGGCGCCAGTTCAAGACCCGGGACGTCGCCTGGTCCATGGCCGTCGCCGACGGCCGCATCCACGGCTCCGACGGGCCGACGCTCTACGCGCTGGACGCCCTGACCGGGACCGAGCGCTGGCGGCTGGGCACCGACGCCTGGGTGTACTCGCTGAAGGCCGACCGCGGCACGGTGCTCACCGGCACCCGCGGCGGCGGTGTCCAGGCGTGGGAGGCGTCCAACGGCGAGAAGATGTGGGAGCTGACCGGGGCGCAGACCGACTTCGAGACGGCGGAGGCCGGCCCCGCGATCTTCGGGGACACCGTCTACGTGTGGAAGGACGCCCGGCTGCGCGCCCTGGAGGCCAGGACCGGGATCGAGCGCTGGTCGTACCCGATCGGCGACGCCGCCTCCTGCGGCAGCGTGCCCGTGCGGGTCACCCCGGCGCCCGACGGCTATGCGTACGTCTCGGCCGGCACCCGGGTCATCGCCTTCGACATCGCCTCCGGCCGGGTGCGCTGGCACTTCGAGGCGCCCGCGGTGTTCCTGTCGCCGCCCGCCTTCGCGCCGGGCCCGGCGGTCACCGGCGGCGGCGTGTACCTCGCCGACTACCTCGGCACCGTGTACGCCGTCGACGCCACCACCGGCAAGGACCGCTGGCGCATCGCCACCGAGTCGCGCCAGTCGATCGAGCCGGTGCTGGTCGCGGGCGGCAACGTCCACGTGGGCAGCGGCAGCGCCCTCTACACCCTCGACGCCGTCACCGGCACGCCCATGTGGCGCTTCGCGGCCGGCGGGGAGGTCGTGGGGGCGCCCGTCGTCGCCGACGGCCGGGTCCACTTCGGGTCCGCCGACCATGTGCTCTACACCCTCGACGCGAGCGGCGGCCAGCTCCGCTGGAAGCTCGCCACCGGCGGCGAGATCACCGGGTCACCGGTCGTGCGCAACGGTGTCGTGTACGCGTGCAGCAAGGACCGCTGCGTCTACGCGCTCGACGCGGTCAAGGGCACCGCGACCGGCCGGGGGGCCCGCTGACCGGCGGGCCGGGCGGGCATGTCACCCGCGTGGCGGGGTACCCGGGGCGGGCGTAGCGTCGGGACCGGGAGCGCTCGGCACCGGGAGCGGGTCCCGCCCGGCACCGGCTGACTCGACCGAGGAGGCGGGCGATGGTCCGCAACGTCATCGGTTCCGTCCTCGCCCTCACAGGAGCGACGGCCGCCGTATGGAGCCCCTTCCGCGACTGGTACGACGGCCGTCCCGGACGTGACTACCGCGTCCAGGACCTGTTCGACGGCATCACCGGCGCCGGGTCCGGCATCGCGGCGTCGGTGATGCTCCCGCTGGCCTTCGGCGCGCTGATCGCGCTGATCGGCGTGGTGCTGCGCTCGCGGCTGCTGGTCGCCCTCGCGGGGCTGATCGTGCTGGGCTTCACCGTGCTGTGGATGGTCCGCCAGGGCCAGGCCGCGGGCAGTCTCACGGTGAGCACCGACGGCCGGGGGCTCGGCGACGGCGTCGCCATGGCCGCCGGCGGCGGGGTGCTGATGCTGATCGGAGCCGCCGTGATGAGCGGCCGGCCCCGGCAGCGGGTGTACGAGCCGCACCCGGCGCCGCCCGCGGAGGCGGACGACTGGGGGCCCTACGGCCCCGATCCCACCGGCCCCGTGCCGTACCGGCAGAACCCCTACCACCTGCGGCCCGACGACGAGGCGCGACCGTACGGCGAGACGCGACCGGACGAGGCGCAACCGTACGGCGACCAGGGGCGTCGTGGTGACGAGGGCGCCCACGGCGATGGCTACGGGCCCGACGGGCCGCCGACGCTGCCCGCGCCGAACAAGCGGGACGAGTGGTGACCGGGCGCTGCTAGGGTGACGTGCGCTCGTCAATCGAGCCCTAGTACCTACCACTTTCAACGGGGGTTGAAACGTGAAGATTCGTCATGTCCGCGCGATCGCTGTCTTCGGTATCGCGCTGGTGGCCCTGACCGGTGCCCGTGGTTCGGGCGGAGGCGGCTGCGACAACAACAGCAGCAGCAGCTCCAGCAGTTCGGGCGGCAGCCACAACGACAGCGACGGCACCTCGGGCGGCTCCTCCGGCGGTTCGCTGCCCGGCGGCTCCGGCGCCGACAAGGCCGCCCGCGACGTGACCATCGACGAGTGCAAGTACGACCCGGCGACCAAGAACCTCGTCGCCCGGATCACCGTGAACAACAGCGACATGATGGACTACGACTACAGCGTCACCATGAAGTTCACCGGCGGCGCGGGCGGCACGGCCACCCCGGCGACGGCGATGAAGAGCGGTATCGCGGTCGCCGGCGGCGCGAGCGCGAGCGCCGAACTCACCACCCCGTACATCGGTTCCGGCGACGGCTCCGAGTACACCAAGTGCGAGGTCACCCGCGCCAGCCGCTTCTGACGCGGCGCCGGCGGACGCGGAGCCCGGCCCCGGGCCGGGCCCGCGCCGCGCCGCCCCGGACGTCCGGGGCGGCGCGCCGGCGGTCAGCCCCGCAGCAGGACCGGTATCTCCTGCCAGCCGTACGCGATGAACGACGGCACCTGCCGCAGCTCGTCCGGCTTCGCCGCGAGGGCCAGGTCCGGGTAGCGGCCGAAGAACTCGGAGAGGGCCGTGATCGCCTCGACCCGCGCCAGCGGCGCGCCGATGCAGCGGTGCACCCCCACCCCGAACGCCATGTGGTCGTCCGCGGCACGGGCCGCGTCGAACGCCTCCGCCGTCTCCCCGTAGTGCGTCGGGTCGGTGCCCGCGGCCGCGTAGGTGGTGAGCACCGCGTCGCCCGCCGGGATGGTGACGCCGTCCACCGTGACGTCCGTGATGGCGAACCGCAGCGGCAGCGAGGCGATCGACGGCTGGAGCCGCAGCACCTCGTCCACCACCTGGTCCCAGGAGAGCGTGCCCGCGCGCACCGCGGCGAGCTGCTCGGGGTGCTGGAGCAGCGCGACGATCGCGTTGCCGATGAGGTTGACCGTCGTCTCGAAACCGGCGCCGATGACGAGCAGCAGCGTGTAGAGCAGCTCCTCGTCGCTGAGCCGGTCCCCGCCCCCGTCGCGGACCCTGACCAGCTCGCTGGTCATGTCGTCGCCCGGGTTCTCGACCTTGTAGGCGATCAGCCCGCCGAGGACCGTGACGATCTGCTCCTGCACGAAGGCGCCGTGCTCGGGGCTCGGGTCGGTGGTGTCCATGACGGCCGCGATCAGCCGGCCGGTCGCGTCGGTCAGATGGTCCGGGACGCCGAACAGCTCGCAGATCATCCGCATCGGCAGCGCGTACGCCAGCAGCGCCTTCACGTCCACCGGGCCGCCGCCGGCGCCGGCCTCGTCCACGCCCTCCAGCAGCTCCGCGGTGATGGCCTCCACCCGGGCCCGCATCGCCTCGGTGCGCCGGGCGGTGAAGCTCGGGGCGACGAGCCGGCGCAGCCGGGTGTGGTCCTCGCCGTAGCTGGAGAGCATGTTCCGCACACCGACCCAGCCGAGGATCCACGCCCAGTCCGGGTTGTCCCCGATCGCCCCGAACAGCGACCAGTGCTGCCGCGGGTCCTTGGAGATCCGCGGGTCCAGGATCAGCTTGCGGAGCGTGTCGTAACCGGTCGGCGCCCAGGCCGGAATGCCGCCCGGCAGCTCGACCGGGACGACCGCGCCCTGGGAGCGCAGCCGGGCGCTCTCGGCGATGATGTCGGCCCCGAACGGGTCGATGGGCACACGGATGGACACGGTCATGCGCGGTCTCCTGCCTGGTCGGACGAGGGCGCCGGCGTGCGGTCGGGCGTACGCGGCGTGAAACGGACGGGCAGAGCGTTCAGCGAACGGTGGAACGGGCCCGGCCGCCAGGAGAGGCGTTCGCGGGGGAGCACCGGGTGGAGGTCGGGCAGCCACTGGGTGAGGCGTTCGACGGCCTCGGTGGCGATCAGCACGGCGGGCTGCTTCACCGGGCAGGAGTGCGGACCGGCGCCCCAGGACATGTGCGAGGCGTCGTGCGGGTGGTGCGCCTCGGCGAAGTCCTTCTCCGCGAAGTACCCCATCGCGCCGAAGGAGATGACGATCGGGACGGCGGCCTGGAGCCACATCCCGTGGAAGCTCATCGACCTGCGGGCGAAGTGCGCCCCGTAGTTGGCGAGCGGTGTCTCGTAGCGCAGCACCTCCAGCACCGCGTCCATCACCGGGCGGGCGCCCGAGGTGAGGGTGGAGTAGTACGCGGAGTTGCCGAGGATGCGCGAGAGCGCGTTGGAGATCAGGTTGGCGGAGGGCTCGTGACCGGCGCCGAGGGTGAGGAACACCTGCCAGGTGACCTCCTCCGGGGTCAGCTCCAGCGGATGGTCCAGCAGCCGGCTCGTCAGGTCGTCGCCGCGCTCGGCCATCTTGGCGCCGATGAGCTCCATCACGTACTTGCCGTACTCGACCTCGCCGTCGGCGGCCCGGGCGCCGCCCTCCATCATCTGGCCGAGCGCCGCGTCCAGCCGGCCCGACTCGCTGTCCGGCAGGCCGAAGAGGCTGTTGAAGACCATCGCCATCATCGGGCGGGCGAACTGGGTGACCAGGTCGGCCTCGCCGTCCGGCCCGAACCGGGATACCAGGGTGTCCACCGCCCGGTGCACCCGCTCGCGCAGGTCGTGCGGCTCCACGAGGTCGAAGGCGTCCAGCAGGGTGCGCCGGTAGCGGATGTGCGCGTCGCCGTCCGCGAACAGCGCGTTGGCCCGCCAGCGCATCATGCCGAGGATCGGCGCGTCCGCGGCGACGGTCTTCTCCCAGGGCCGCGGGTCCACGGAGAACGACTCCGTGTCGTGCAGCAGGTCCAGCGCCGCCCGGCGGTCGGTGACGATGTACGCCGAGACGCCGGGCGCGAGTTCGGCCCAGCCGACCGGCCCCTGCGCGCGCAGGGTCGCGTAGTACGCGTACGGGTCGGCGGCGAAGCCCTCCTCCCACAGCCGGACCGGGGCGGCGAGGGTGAAGGCGTCGGAGTGGGCGGGGTAGGCGTTCACCGTTCCTCCGTGGCCATGCGGTCGATGACGTGCTGGACGAGGGCGAGGAGCGCGTCGACGGACGCGTTGGTGTGCCGGGCGTCCACGGCGACCAGCGGGGTGTCCGGCGCCAGATCGAGGGAGCGGCGCACCTGCTCGTCGGTGTAACGGGGCGAGTCGGGGAACATGTTGAGCGCGACGGCGAACGGCACCCCCGACTCCTCGACGAGCCCGAGGACGTCGAACGACTCGGCGATGCGGCGGGTGTCGACGAGCACGAGCGCGCCGAGCGCCCCGTACGCGATGTCGTCCCACAGCGGGCGGAACCGCTCCTGCCCCGGGGTGCCGAACAGGTACAGCACCACGGAGTCGCCGAGCGAGACGCGGCCGAAGTCGATGGCCACGGTGGTGGTCGTCTTGTCGCGCACCCCCGCGAGGTCGTCGACGGAGGAGGACGCCTCGGTCAGGTGCTCCTCGGTGTGCAGGGGGCGGATCTCGGACACCGCGTCGATCAGGGTGGTCTTGCCGACCCCGAACGGGCCGGTCACCAGGATCTTCACCAGTTCGCGGGCGGTGTCGGGCAGGTGCAGCGACGCGGCGTCGGCCGGGGTGGCGGCCGTCCGGTCATAGCTTGAGGGCGCGGAGGCCATCGGCCACTCTCTCCAGCAGGTCACGGTCGGGCAGGGCGGCGACGGGGACGGGCGGGCGGGCGCCCACCAGCCCCTGGTCGGTCAGGGCGGCGGCGAGGACGCGGACGGCCGAGACCGGCAGCCGGAGCAGGGCGGCGCACTCCATGAGCGTCAGCGAACCGCCGTCCAGCAGGTTCAGCAGGGCGTGCTGGGCCGCGGGCAGACCCGCGGGAGCGGGCCCGCCCGTGCCGGACAGCACGGACAGGCGCTCCAGACTGTTGCGGCTGGGCCGGGCCACCCCTCCGGTGGAGAGGTAGGCCGGGACCAGCGGCCGGCCGTTCCGGCGGCCGGTCATGCGAGGGTGCCGCCGTCGGCCGCCCGGGGCGCGGCGGCCATGACCTTCTCGCCCAGCCGCGCGACCTGCGAGTGGACGCGGTGGCCGAGCAGGTCCAGGCGCACCTCGGGGTCGCCGAAGGCGGCGACGCACGTGCCGTGCTCCGTGGGGGCGACCAGGATGTAGCCGAGGTCGGACTCGATCACGACCTGGCGGAGCTGGGCGACGGGCGCGTCCGCGAACGCGGCGGCGGCCGTGCGGCAGGCGCCCTGGACGGTGGAGGTGATGGCGGCCACCCGCTCGGCGGAGTCCTGGGCGAGCGCCGCGGTGAACCCGCTCACGAGCCCGTCCCTGGTGAGCAGTACGGCGGCCCGCACGTGCGGGATCTCCAGGATCGGATCGAGCACCCAGGCCGAGTCACCGGTCTCGCGGCTGTTCATCGGGGGTCGTTCCCTTCGGTGGCGGCGGCCTGGCGGGCCGCGTTGGTGGCGGACTGCAGGGCCCCGAGGGCCGCGGCGGACTCCTCGGGCGAGCGGGCGGGGATACGCGGCGCCGGCGCGCGGCGGACCGCCTGCGCACCCTGGAGCGGGCTGTGGCGGCGGCGCTGCGGGAGCAGGTCGCCGTCGGCGGGCGGGACACCGGGCGCCGCCGCGGGGGCCGGCGCGGCCGCGGGCCCCTGGGACACCGCGGGGTGCTGCCGCAGCCCCTCGTCCGGCCGCTCCCGGTCGGGCCGCGCCTCGTGCCCGGCGGGCTGCCTGGTCGAGGGGGCGGCGCCGGCGGACGGCGGCACGAGCACCGGGTCGATGGAGCACAGCAGGTGGTTCTTGATCAGCAGCACCGCCCGCACCCCGCCGTAGGGGGAGGGGCCGGAGAGGTCCACGGAGAGGTCGAACTGCCGGGTGAGCTGCCCGATCGCGGCCAGCCCCATGCGCGGCGGGTCGCCGAGTTCGGAGAGGAGGATCGGCTCGCTGCCCGCCACCATCCGCTGCGCGGTCTCCCGCTCGTCGGGGGCCATGCCCACGCCCGCGTCGTCGATGGTCACGGTGACGCCGTGGTGGGCGCGTTCGAGGCCGACGACGACCGAGGTGTCCGGCGAGGAGTGGCGCAGCGCGTTGTCCAGGAGCTCCGCGACGATGATCGCGACGGGCTCGACGGCGTGCGAGACGAGCCCGGTGCCCGGCTCCAGGTGGTGCAGCACCTGGACCCGGTGGTAGCCCACCAGACGGGCCTGGCCGCCGGTGACGGCGTCGACGAGGTGCGACTCCTCGCGCGCCAGCCCGACCCAGGCGCCGCAGACGACGGCCGCCACCTGCGCGCGGCGCAGGGACTGCTCGTTCTCGTGGTCGAGCGCGTAGAGGGTCTGGGCCAGCTCGGGGTCGTCGTAGCGCTGCTGGAGTCCGCGCAGCACGTCCTGGAGCCGGTAGAGGGCCGCCTGGATCTCCCGGGTGGTGCCGCGCATCCCGGCTCTCGCGGCGGCGTCGACCCGCTTGCGCTCCTGGGCGACGGCCTGGCGCAGGGCGTCGAGCACGGCGTCCGTGCCGGCGCCGGCGGGGCCGAGCGGACCGGGCACCCGGACGTGCGGATGGGTGCTGCGGGTCGCCTCGGCGGGCAGCCGCTTCAGCGCCAGGTGCTCGATCTCGGCGGCGAACGCCGCGGCCGCGCGGTCGAGATCGCCCCGGGTGGCGTCGAGTTCGGAGCGCAGCGACCGTATCTCGTCCTGGTGGCGGTCGCGTTCACGCCGGGCGCGCAGCAGGCCGCCGCCGAGGACGAACGCCGACAGTGTCCCGGCGGCCAGACCGCCGACGGCCAGCTCGGGTATCTCGATCATGGATGAGGACCTCGGGAGAAGGCGGGTTCAGATGAGCCCTGTTGGGCTCGGACCCGCCAAGTAGACACCGTAGAGACGCAGTTGCGTTCGAAACTGCGCGAGATCCCCTTGTATGTGTCTGACTGGTGACCAATTGTCGATGAAATGAAGGGCGGCTACCGGCCGCCGGGGCGCGATACCGCCGCCGCGCGGCCGAAAGGAGGGGCGGCTCCGGCGCGGGCGGCCGGGCGCTGAACGGAGAAACGGCGCGGGCGCGGGCCGGGGGAACGACGCGGCCGCGGCGGCTCCCCCTCCGCGCCGCCGCGGCCGTTCCCCGTCGAGTGGCTCGGGTCAGGGCCTCTTCGGCTTCAGGGGCTCGGACGTGGCGTGGGTGTCCAGCGTGCCGATCCCGCCGCCCGTCGCGTGGGTGTCGAGCGTGCGGATGTCCTCGCCGGTCGCGTGGGTGTCCAGGGTGCGGATGTCGCCGCCCGTGGCGTGGGTGTCCTGGGTCGTCACCGCGTCCTCCGCGCCCGTGGCGTGGGTGTCCTGCGGCTTCAGTACCGGGTCCTTCTTCTGAGCGTCAGCCATTGAACTGCCCTCCCGTTGGTGGTTCCGTCGTGCTGTCGGCCCGTCCGGCCGCTCCCCCGATGGCTTCCGGACGGGCCCTCAGGGCGGCTCACCCTAGTCGGTGCCGCCGCCGTGCCGGCCGTCTGCCCCCCGACGCGACGGTTCGACACGTAGAGAGTGCCTGCCGGGGATAAACGAACGATGAACGGCGCCCGGGCGGGAGCCGGGCGCCCGCGCGGCGGCCGGCCGCACCGCGCGGACGGGGCGCGCGCGGCGGCCGGTTACGCGGCGGCGGGTCAGGCGGTGCGGCCGGTCACGCGGCGGCCGCCGGTGCCAGGAGCGCGCGGACGTCCGCCGACTCCGGGGAGCCCAACTCCTCGTAGATCCCCAGCGCCTCCCGCCAGCACACCTCCGCGCGGCCGGTCTGGCCCAGCGCGCCGAGGGCCTTGCCGAGGACCGTCAGGACGTTCCCGCGCCGCCACTCGCCCCCTATGCCGCGCAGCACGGTCAGCGCCATCTCCGCGTTGGACGCGGCCTGGGCGGTGCGGCGGCCCGCGAGGTCGGCCTCGGCCATCCGGTAGAGCGTCATGCCCTCCCACAGCCGCTGCCTGCTGTCGTGGAAGACCTCCAGGGCCTCCTGGAGGCGCGCCGTCGCCTCCGCGATCTGGCCGCTGCGGGTGAGCGCCATGCCGAGCGCGTACCGGGCGTTGGCCCCGCGCAGCGCGTGGCCCATGGCGTCGTAGATGTCGAGCCCCTTGCGGGCGAGGGCCACCGCGCTGGCGGTGCGGCCCATCGCCAGGTGGATCCGCGAGAGGTTGCACAGGGCCGAGGCCTCGCCGGGCTGGTTCTCGCCCGCCCGGAAGTCCGCGATCGCCCGCTCCAGATGGCGCTCGCCGTCCTCCTGGCGGTTCTGGTAGACGGCGATGACACCCCGGTGGTTGGAGGCCCAGCAGCCGGTCAGCGGATCGTCGTTGAGGCCGGACAGCCGCAGCGCCTGCGCCGCCTCGGCGTCCGCCTCGTCGAACCGCCCCGCGACCAGATGGGCGTTGCTCAGGGTCACCAGGGCGCGGCCCTCGGCCCAGGTGTCGCGCGCGGCGCGCGCCGCGTCCAGCACGGCGGCGGCGACCGCCTCGTACTGCTTCGGGTTGGCGCCGGACTCGCCGAGGTCCAGGGCCGCCCACAGCAGGTCGACGGCCCGGCGCAGCATGCTCGGCCGGGAGGACTGGCGCACGCAGGCCAGCAGCGGATCGGCCTCCGCGTACAGCCAGTCCTGCGCCTGGTGGCGGTCCGAGAAGGTCAGGCCCGCGTCCCCGGCCGGCTCCAGGTGGTCCACCAGCCGGTCGCCGGGGCGCTCGATCGCGTAGACCCGGGAGGCCGAGGCCAGGTAGAAGTCGAGCAGCCGGGACAGCGCCGCCTCGCGCTCCGACGGCGGCTGCTCGTCGCGCTCCGCGCATGCACGCGCGTAGAGGCGCACGAGATCGTGGAAGCGGTACCGGCCCGGCGCCGCCGACTCCAGCAGCGAGGTGTCGACCAGCGCCTCCAGCAGGTCCTCCGTCTCGTGCGGCGGCAGGTCCAGCAGCGCGGCGGAGGCGGCCAGCGAGATGTCCGGGCCGTCCGCGAGGCCCAGCAGCCGGAACGCCCGCGCCTGGGCCGGTTCGAGCTGCCCGTAGCCGAGTTCGAAGGTGGCCTTCACCGCGAGGTCGCCCGCCTGGAGCTCGTCCAGCCGGCGCCGCTCGTCGGCGAGCTTGGCCGCCAGGACCGAGACCGTCCAGGTGCGGCGGGCCGCCAGCCGGGAGGCCGCGATCCGGATGGCCAGCGGCAGGAAGCCGCACGCCGCGACCACGTCGAGCGCCGCCTCCCGCTCCGAGTCGACCCGCTCGGCCCCCACGATCCGGGTGAACAGCCGCAGCGCCTCCTCGGGCGACATCACGTCCAGGTCCACCAGGTGCGCGCCCGCCAGGTCGACCATGCGGACCCGGCTGGTGACGAGCGCCGCGCAGCCGGCCGTGCCGGGCAGCAGCGGACGGATCTGGGCCGCGTCCCGCGCGTTGTCCAGCAGGACGAGGATGCGGCGGCCGTCGAGCGCGGAGCGGTACAGCGCCGCGCGTTCGTCGAGGGTGTCGGGGATCGCCGAGTCCGCGGTGCCGAGGGCGCGCAGGAAGGCGCCCAGCACCGTCTCGGGCTCCGCCGAGCGGCTGCTCGTCCCCTGGAGGTCGATGTAGAGCTGCCCGTCCGGGAAATGGGTGCGCGCCTGGTGCGCGACGTGCACGGCCAGGGTCGTCTTGCCGACGCCGCCGATGCCGGCCAGCGCGGACACCGCCATCACCGAGCCCTCGGCCGAGGCGAGACGGTCGCCGAGCTCCTGCACGAAGGAGACCCGGCCGGTGAAGTCGGGTACGGTGGCAGGCAGTTGGGCGGGCCGGGTGAGCTGGACGCCGGGCGCGGGCTCCTCGACGGGGCGGGCGAGCTCGGCGTCGGCGGTCAGGATGCGCTGCTGGAGGCCGGCCAGTTCGGGGCGGGGGTCCACGCCGAGTTCGTCGGCGAGCAGGCGCCGGGTGTCCGCGTAGACGGCGAGCGCCTCGGCCTGCCGTCCGCACCGGTAGAGCGCCAGCATCAGCAGCTCGCGCAGGCGTTCGCGCAGCGGGTGGGTGGCGGTGAGGGCGGTCAGCTCGGAGACGGCCTCCGCGTGGCGGCCGACCTCCAGGTCGAGATCGAGCCGGGTCTCCAGCAGGGTCAGACCCCACTCGACGAGCCGGGCGCGCTGGTTCTCCGCGTACGGGCCCGGCACGTTGGCCAGCGGTTCGCCGTCCCACAGGCCGAGCACCTTGTTGATCAGGGTGCGGGCCTGGTTCCGGTCGCCGGCCGCATGGGCCTTGCTCGCCTCGTCCGCCAGTTCCTGGGCGACGGCCAGGTCGAGCGCGTCCCGCCCGACGCGCAGCGCGTAGCCGCCCGAATCGCTGACGAGGGCGTCCCCTTCGAGCGCCTTGCGCAGCCGGGATGCGTAGGTGCGGACGGCCGCGAGGGCCTGGGACGGCGGGTCCTCGCCCCAGATGGCGTCGATCAGTTCGGAGGCCGTCGCGGTACGTCCCTCGCGCAGCAGCAGCGCCGCGAGCAGGGCCCGTTGCTGGGGTGAGCCGGGCGGCAGGGTCTCGGCGCCGCGGCGTACCCGGACGGGGCCGAGCACGGTGAAGTGCAGCGCGGCGTCGATGCTGTCCGCGCCGTCCTCACGCTGATGCGGAACGCGCTGGTTCGGTACGCGTGGCCCGCTGTCACGGCCCATTGGCTGCCCCCTGCCCGTACTGCCGGAATCGCCCTCGACAGTCTGCCCTGTGCGGGGCGGCTCCGTCAGCATGGGGGCGTCACGGTCTGGTACCACGCGGGCCGCCCGGGGTGCCGGGGTGATCAGGGGCGATAGACCGTTCCCGGCTCCGCCTTCCCGGGGGCGAGGAGCTCGGGGACCGTGACGAAGGTGTAACCGCGCTTCTTCAGCTCGTCGATGATGCCGGGGACGG
This window contains:
- a CDS encoding cytochrome P450 family protein; protein product: MTVSIRVPIDPFGADIIAESARLRSQGAVVPVELPGGIPAWAPTGYDTLRKLILDPRISKDPRQHWSLFGAIGDNPDWAWILGWVGVRNMLSSYGEDHTRLRRLVAPSFTARRTEAMRARVEAITAELLEGVDEAGAGGGPVDVKALLAYALPMRMICELFGVPDHLTDATGRLIAAVMDTTDPSPEHGAFVQEQIVTVLGGLIAYKVENPGDDMTSELVRVRDGGGDRLSDEELLYTLLLVIGAGFETTVNLIGNAIVALLQHPEQLAAVRAGTLSWDQVVDEVLRLQPSIASLPLRFAITDVTVDGVTIPAGDAVLTTYAAAGTDPTHYGETAEAFDAARAADDHMAFGVGVHRCIGAPLARVEAITALSEFFGRYPDLALAAKPDELRQVPSFIAYGWQEIPVLLRG
- a CDS encoding cytochrome P450, whose product is MNAYPAHSDAFTLAAPVRLWEEGFAADPYAYYATLRAQGPVGWAELAPGVSAYIVTDRRAALDLLHDTESFSVDPRPWEKTVAADAPILGMMRWRANALFADGDAHIRYRRTLLDAFDLVEPHDLRERVHRAVDTLVSRFGPDGEADLVTQFARPMMAMVFNSLFGLPDSESGRLDAALGQMMEGGARAADGEVEYGKYVMELIGAKMAERGDDLTSRLLDHPLELTPEEVTWQVFLTLGAGHEPSANLISNALSRILGNSAYYSTLTSGARPVMDAVLEVLRYETPLANYGAHFARRSMSFHGMWLQAAVPIVISFGAMGYFAEKDFAEAHHPHDASHMSWGAGPHSCPVKQPAVLIATEAVERLTQWLPDLHPVLPRERLSWRPGPFHRSLNALPVRFTPRTPDRTPAPSSDQAGDRA
- a CDS encoding GTP-binding protein, giving the protein MASAPSSYDRTAATPADAASLHLPDTARELVKILVTGPFGVGKTTLIDAVSEIRPLHTEEHLTEASSSVDDLAGVRDKTTTTVAIDFGRVSLGDSVVLYLFGTPGQERFRPLWDDIAYGALGALVLVDTRRIAESFDVLGLVEESGVPFAVALNMFPDSPRYTDEQVRRSLDLAPDTPLVAVDARHTNASVDALLALVQHVIDRMATEER
- a CDS encoding DUF742 domain-containing protein, with the translated sequence MTGRRNGRPLVPAYLSTGGVARPSRNSLERLSVLSGTGGPAPAGLPAAQHALLNLLDGGSLTLMECAALLRLPVSAVRVLAAALTDQGLVGARPPVPVAALPDRDLLERVADGLRALKL
- a CDS encoding roadblock/LC7 domain-containing protein; the encoded protein is MNSRETGDSAWVLDPILEIPHVRAAVLLTRDGLVSGFTAALAQDSAERVAAITSTVQGACRTAAAAFADAPVAQLRQVVIESDLGYILVAPTEHGTCVAAFGDPEVRLDLLGHRVHSQVARLGEKVMAAAPRAADGGTLA
- a CDS encoding ATP-binding protein, whose protein sequence is MIEIPELAVGGLAAGTLSAFVLGGGLLRARRERDRHQDEIRSLRSELDATRGDLDRAAAAFAAEIEHLALKRLPAEATRSTHPHVRVPGPLGPAGAGTDAVLDALRQAVAQERKRVDAAARAGMRGTTREIQAALYRLQDVLRGLQQRYDDPELAQTLYALDHENEQSLRRAQVAAVVCGAWVGLAREESHLVDAVTGGQARLVGYHRVQVLHHLEPGTGLVSHAVEPVAIIVAELLDNALRHSSPDTSVVVGLERAHHGVTVTIDDAGVGMAPDERETAQRMVAGSEPILLSELGDPPRMGLAAIGQLTRQFDLSVDLSGPSPYGGVRAVLLIKNHLLCSIDPVLVPPSAGAAPSTRQPAGHEARPDRERPDEGLRQHPAVSQGPAAAPAPAAAPGVPPADGDLLPQRRRHSPLQGAQAVRRAPAPRIPARSPEESAAALGALQSATNAARQAAATEGNDPR
- a CDS encoding AfsR/SARP family transcriptional regulator, with amino-acid sequence MGRDSGPRVPNQRVPHQREDGADSIDAALHFTVLGPVRVRRGAETLPPGSPQQRALLAALLLREGRTATASELIDAIWGEDPPSQALAAVRTYASRLRKALEGDALVSDSGGYALRVGRDALDLAVAQELADEASKAHAAGDRNQARTLINKVLGLWDGEPLANVPGPYAENQRARLVEWGLTLLETRLDLDLEVGRHAEAVSELTALTATHPLRERLRELLMLALYRCGRQAEALAVYADTRRLLADELGVDPRPELAGLQQRILTADAELARPVEEPAPGVQLTRPAQLPATVPDFTGRVSFVQELGDRLASAEGSVMAVSALAGIGGVGKTTLAVHVAHQARTHFPDGQLYIDLQGTSSRSAEPETVLGAFLRALGTADSAIPDTLDERAALYRSALDGRRILVLLDNARDAAQIRPLLPGTAGCAALVTSRVRMVDLAGAHLVDLDVMSPEEALRLFTRIVGAERVDSEREAALDVVAACGFLPLAIRIAASRLAARRTWTVSVLAAKLADERRRLDELQAGDLAVKATFELGYGQLEPAQARAFRLLGLADGPDISLAASAALLDLPPHETEDLLEALVDTSLLESAAPGRYRFHDLVRLYARACAERDEQPPSEREAALSRLLDFYLASASRVYAIERPGDRLVDHLEPAGDAGLTFSDRHQAQDWLYAEADPLLACVRQSSRPSMLRRAVDLLWAALDLGESGANPKQYEAVAAAVLDAARAARDTWAEGRALVTLSNAHLVAGRFDEADAEAAQALRLSGLNDDPLTGCWASNHRGVIAVYQNRQEDGERHLERAIADFRAGENQPGEASALCNLSRIHLAMGRTASAVALARKGLDIYDAMGHALRGANARYALGMALTRSGQIAEATARLQEALEVFHDSRQRLWEGMTLYRMAEADLAGRRTAQAASNAEMALTVLRGIGGEWRRGNVLTVLGKALGALGQTGRAEVCWREALGIYEELGSPESADVRALLAPAAAA